One stretch of Coleofasciculaceae cyanobacterium DNA includes these proteins:
- the xisR gene encoding excisionase family protein gives MTSIIKNQISEPEISQNWVNKNIAAQILGISTHTLKLYRKRHWTLGIHFQYLNSRTIRYHEGLLRDWFANISEPKVHQRAIEIYLASLLSNQQKRRNRKSR, from the coding sequence ATGACATCGATTATCAAAAATCAAATTTCAGAACCTGAAATTAGTCAAAACTGGGTCAACAAAAATATTGCAGCTCAGATTCTGGGAATTTCTACACATACTCTGAAGCTATATCGAAAAAGACATTGGACTTTAGGTATTCATTTTCAGTACCTCAACTCCAGAACAATTCGATATCATGAAGGACTTTTACGAGATTGGTTTGCAAATATTTCCGAACCTAAAGTTCATCAACGAGCAATTGAAATTTATCTAGCCTCTCTGCTTTCTAATCAACAGAAGAGACGTAATCGTAAATCTAGATAA